A region of Pristis pectinata isolate sPriPec2 chromosome 24, sPriPec2.1.pri, whole genome shotgun sequence DNA encodes the following proteins:
- the LOC127582760 gene encoding immunoglobulin lambda-1 light chain-like has translation MRTLCFFWSLALWLGSGESQTLTQPPTVSVNPGATATLECNIGYSDGYYVNWYKQTPGTTPQFVLHYHHSLSAPTYGSGFSSDRFTTTANGAATVYQLIINNAEVNDAAVYYCGKAFSSGSGWGLGPGTKLFVTAQQLPDPSVKLLGPSAEEISTKGAGTFVCLVSKLSVGFPTVSWTVDGSPTSSQVETSAVRRNTDNTFSLSSYLTVPGTDWSSGRVYSCTVQQGAASKISATVAHTSC, from the exons ATGCGGACGCTGTGCTTtttctggtctctggcactgtggctGGGCT CTGGAGAGTCCCAGACTCTGACTCAGCCTCCGACCGTGTCGGTGAATCCAGGAGCCACGGCCACTCTGGAATGTAACATAGGGTACAGTGATGGCTATTATGTGAATTGGTACAAGCAGACACCGGGAACAACGCCACAGTTTGTCCTGCATTACCATCACTCACTCAGCGCCCCGACCTATGGGTCAGGGTTTAGCAGCGACCGTTTCACGACGACAGCCAACGGCGCCGCCACCGTTTACCAGCTGATCATAAACAACGCGGAAGTGAATGACGCTGCCGTCTATTACTGCGGAAAGGCGTTTTCTTCGGGCAGTGGTTGGGGTCTCGGCCCAGGGACCAAGCTCTTTGTTACAG CTCAGCAGCTCCCGGACCCTTCAGTAAAACTGCTTGGGCCGTCAGCAGAGGAGATCTCCACTAAAGGAGCGGGCACCTTCGTTTGCCTGGTCAGTAAACTGTCGGTGGGCTTCCCTACCGTCAGCTGGACAGTGGACGGGAGTCCGACGAGCAGTCAGGTGGAAACCAGCGCGGTGAGGCGGAACACGGACAACACCTTCAGTCTCAGCAGCTACCTGACGGTGCCCGGCACAGACTGGAGCAGTGGGAGGGTGTACTCCTGCACAGTTCAACAAGGAGCAGCCTCGAAAATATCCGCAACAGTCGCACATACCAGCTGTTGA